AATCAGCAACCATGGATTCTTCTGCTTTTTCCTCCTCCATCACTCGTATAAAACTCGTTTTCACGAAAATTCTTACTTAGGTTCTTCAAATCACAATTTTGCTCTGTTCCTTAGAAAAAGCTAaactttgctctgtttcttcaacaaaaaaagtgaaCTTTGCTCTGTTCCGTCCATGTCCGATGATGATCGGAGTGGAAGCAGAATGAGATTTGAAGCAAACGTCTAGAGTTCCGACGTTATGGGTTGCGGAGGATCAAAAGTAGATAATCAACCAATAGTGATTCTCTGTAGAGAACGAAAGGAGCTGCTTAAAGCGGCGTCGTATCATCGTTCTGCTCTCGCTGTCGCTCACCTAACTTACTTCCAGTCTCTCTCCGACGTCGGTGAAGCTATTCAACGTTTCGTTGACGACGAAGTCGTAGctggtttttcttcttcttcttcgccggaTTCTCCAGTTCTTACACTTCCGTCCGACGAAGGGAAACCGACGAAACACAAGAGgatttctccttcttcaaccACCTCAATTTCTCATTCCGtcatcgaagaagaagacactgATGATGATTCGCATTTGCATCTAAGCTCCGGATCCGAATCCGAATCAGAAGTTGGATCTAAGGATCATATCCAAATTACTAGCACTCCAGAACAAGAGCGGTCAACGGAATCATTTCCTTCCGGTTATCATCCAACAAACTATGCTCCACCGGTTTACCCACCTGGTTATCCACCCGGTTACCCATTCAGTTACCCGACCGGTTATTCATCGGGTAATTATCAACCGGGTTACCCGAATTACACAGGTGAGAATCCATACGGAAATCGAGGAATGTATTACATGAAGAAATCTGCGCCACAATCACGACCGTTCATTTTCCAACCGGAGAATCATCGAGTGGAGGAGAACGCGCAATGGCCGTCGGATTCTGGATTTAGAAACACAGGAGTGCAACGGAGATCGCCGTCTCCGTTACCTCCTCCGTCACCACCTACGGTTTCAACTTGGGATTTTTTGAATGTGTTTGATACTTATGATTACAGCAACGCCCGTTCTCGTGCTTCGGGATATTATCCGATGGGAATGGCGTCAATCTCAAGCAGTCCTGATTCGAAGGAagttagagaaagagaagggaTTCCTGAGCTAGAAGAAGTAACAGAGCAAGAAGTTATCAAGCAAGTGTATAGACGTCCCAAGAGACCAGGATTGGAGAAGGTTAAAGAACACAGAGACGAGCACAAGCACAACGTTTTTCCTGAGAGGAACATTAACAAAAGGGAAGTTCCAATGCCAGAACAAGTCACTGAGAGCTCATTGGATTCAGAGACAATTTCGTCTTTTTCAGGAAGTGATGTAGAATCGGAGTTTCACTATGTTAATGGTGGTGAAGGAAAGAGTAGCAGCATCAGTTCAATCAGTCATGGGGCTGGGACAAAGAGCTCGAGAGAAGTAGAAGAACAGTATGGGAGGAAAAAAGGAGTGAGCTTTGAGTTGGAGGAAACAACGAGCACTTCGTCTTTTGATGTTGAATCTTCCAAGATAAGTAGCTTATCCAGTTTGTCGATTCATGCCACTAGGGATCTCAGAGAAGTTGTTAAGGAGATCAAGAGTGAGTTCGAGattgcttcttcttgtggGAAGGAGGTTGCTTTGTTACTTGAAGTCGGCAAGTTGCCTTATCAGCATAAAAACAATGGCGTTAAAGGTACTGTGTCTTAACTCGTATGTTTTGCTAGCCATGATCATGCATTAGTTTACAGCTAGAATAAAACTATCTGCTTTTGTAACCCATGCGTTTAAATTTTGCAATGTTATGTCATGGTTACAAAGTAATGCTGATAAACTTAAGTTTAATGGTTATTTGATGAATTGTAATATGAACAGAAATGTTGAAAACTCTAAATTCCAATATAATGGGAAAGTATCTTAAATTATTGTGGTTTAGACTGATTTGCTTGGTGTTGAACTATGAACCATGTATTCTGTCCGCACTGCTTTTTAGATGAAGGtcttttttactgttttgtttGGTGGGGTTTTAAATGAAAAGTTTTGCTTTTCAGTTATCTTATCCAGGATCATGTATCTGGTAGCACCATCCACACGGTCATCGCACTCTCAGCCCAGACTATCAATACGTTTAACATCTAGAACTCGAAAAATGGCGAAATCATACAATGGACAAGATGTTAATGGAGGCTTCAATGGAAACCTCTCATCAACCTTAGAGAAACTGTATGCGTGGGAAAAGAAACTGTACAAGGAAGTCAaggtattaatatttttaatatttgatgcAGCTTTGTGTTTCTGAATCACTAATGGGAATCTATATCACATATAGATTCTTGCGTGATGTTAAATTGTGATTTGCGTGTGATGGCAGGACGAAGAAAAGCTTCGTGCTATCTATGAAGAGAAGTGCAGGAGactaaaaaaaatggataGTCATGGAGCAGAATCTATCAAGATCGATGCTACTCGGGCAGCCATTAGGAAGCTTCTGACCAAAATCGATGTTTGTATAAGATCAGTTGATTCGATTTCCAGCAGAATCCATAAACTTAGAGATGAAGAGTTGCAGCCACAGTTGATACAGTTAATTCACGGGTAAATCATCTCTCTATATTTTGACATCTTTTTACAGATTAAGCTGAAAAAACtgatattttgtgttttgaagGTTGATAAGAATGTGGAGGTCAATGCTGAGGTGCCACCAGAAACAGTTTCAGGCGATCAGGGAGAGCAAGGTTCGATCTCTAAAGGCGAACACAACCTTACAAAATGACTCTGGCTCTACAGCAATTCTTGATCTTGAGATAGAGCTTAGAGAATGGTGCATCAGCTTCAACAACTGGGTCAACACCCAGAAATCATACGTCCAGTTCCTAAGCGGATGGCTCACGAAATGCCTTCACTATGAACCCGAGGCAACCGATGACGGAATCGCTCCTTTCTCTCCTAGCCAGATCGGTGCACCGCCCATCTTTATCATTTGCAAAGATTGGCAAGAAGCAATGTGTAGAATATCTGGAGAGAATGTGACCAATGCAATGCAAGGTTTTGCTTCAAGCCTACACGAGCTATgggagaagcaagaagaagagcaaaggGTAAAAGCGCAATCTGAGCAGCGAGATGCAGAGTCAGAGAGAAGTGTGGTTTCGAAAGGTCGGTCAGAGAGCGGGATATCAGCTTTGGATGATTTGAAAGTGGATTTAGATTCAATGAGGAAGAGGCTAGTCGAGGAGAGAGGTAAGGGTAAAGAAACCATTAAGCTTGTGAACAACGCGTCTTCGAGCAGCTTAAAAGCTGGTTTAGTTCCCATTTTCGGGGCACTGAGAAAATTCACATCAGAAGTTGTGAAAGCTCATGAAATTGTTAGGCTTCAACATCCTCAGACCTCTTCTTGAGTAGAGAGTGTGGACTTACCACATTTTTGCACCGTTTTGAAGTTTTGTTACTTGCAAATTAGACATAGGTCTATATAGAAGGAAATTGTTGTATAGATGAGTTCATATTCAATTATTGGTTGGTTAGTTTCCCTTGTAAACCGTTTTtaaatggtgaagaagaagatatctaGTTTGCCTTGTAAGCCGTTACTTGCTGAATTAAAAAGAATGTAATATGACTGTTCCTGGTTGAgattaaaaggaaaataggATAAAGCTATGTGGAATAGATTAGAGAGTATGGTTAGGCATGATCTATGTCTATAAGACTATAATAGAGTATCTATAATGGCTAGAACTTAAACTAAGAACGATTATGATGAATTGTCAACTATTGGATCagttttggaagaagaaaagaaaaattacatatacagtaaaacctttataaattaataatgtttggactgcaaaattttattaatttatagaggtattaatttatcgataaattaataaatattaatttatagagagattttcttaatttagtaactttttaaaaaactttatgagattttttcattatagaaaatatatttctagAACCAGTTACAAGtataacataataataatgactagaaaacaataccaaaaat
This sequence is a window from Arabidopsis thaliana chromosome 1 sequence. Protein-coding genes within it:
- a CDS encoding DUF630 family protein, putative (DUF630 and DUF632) (Protein of unknown function (DUF630 and DUF632); INVOLVED IN: N-terminal protein myristoylation; EXPRESSED IN: 20 plant structures; EXPRESSED DURING: 11 growth stages; CONTAINS InterPro DOMAIN/s: Protein of unknown function DUF630 (InterPro:IPR006868), Protein of unknown function DUF632 (InterPro:IPR006867); BEST Arabidopsis thaliana protein match is: Protein of unknown function (DUF630 and DUF632) (TAIR:AT1G21740.1); Has 982 Blast hits to 757 proteins in 139 species: Archae - 0; Bacteria - 60; Metazoa - 125; Fungi - 47; Plants - 679; Viruses - 3; Other Eukaryotes - 68 (source: NCBI BLink).), producing the protein MGCGGSKVDNQPIVILCRERKELLKAASYHRSALAVAHLTYFQSLSDVGEAIQRFVDDEVVAGFSSSSSPDSPVLTLPSDEGKPTKHKRISPSSTTSISHSVIEEEDTDDDSHLHLSSGSESESEVGSKDHIQITSTPEQERSTESFPSGYHPTNYAPPVYPPGYPPGYPFSYPTGYSSGNYQPGYPNYTGENPYGNRGMYYMKKSAPQSRPFIFQPENHRVEENAQWPSDSGFRNTGVQRRSPSPLPPPSPPTVSTWDFLNVFDTYDYSNARSRASGYYPMGMASISSSPDSKEVREREGIPELEEVTEQEVIKQVYRRPKRPGLEKVKEHRDEHKHNVFPERNINKREVPMPEQVTESSLDSETISSFSGSDVESEFHYVNGGEGKSSSISSISHGAGTKSSREVEEQYGRKKGVSFELEETTSTSSFDVESSKISSLSSLSIHATRDLREVVKEIKSEFEIASSCGKEVALLLEVGKLPYQHKNNGVKVILSRIMYLVAPSTRSSHSQPRLSIRLTSRTRKMAKSYNGQDVNGGFNGNLSSTLEKLYAWEKKLYKEVKDEEKLRAIYEEKCRRLKKMDSHGAESIKIDATRAAIRKLLTKIDVCIRSVDSISSRIHKLRDEELQPQLIQLIHGLIRMWRSMLRCHQKQFQAIRESKVRSLKANTTLQNDSGSTAILDLEIELREWCISFNNWVNTQKSYVQFLSGWLTKCLHYEPEATDDGIAPFSPSQIGAPPIFIICKDWQEAMCRISGENVTNAMQGFASSLHELWEKQEEEQRVKAQSEQRDAESERSVVSKGRSESGISALDDLKVDLDSMRKRLVEERGKGKETIKLVNNASSSSLKAGLVPIFGALRKFTSEVVKAHEIVRLQHPQTSS